The DNA window TGCCCTTTATTTCCTCTACTTAAATAACACttttaaataaagactttaaGAGTTTGAGCCAAGGAGGGTTATAAACGTAATAATTTACAACTGTAAACAGTTAAATTGAAAGTTCCTTAAATTACAAATACGGCACAACATATCCCATAAGTGATATTTATCCCAATATTGTATAAAATACCCCAGCCTCTTCTGCCTACAGGTAAACCACTTGCCATATTCCATaattaaatttgcttttcaaTATAACCAcattctggtaattttttttaaaaaatcactatgatcgcttctcggccttttggctaagatcaagtgtaaaaaatCACTATGATAGTCCTCTGCCCCGCCACCAAACCTTCCCCTCATTGCTCTTTTTATCAGTAAAATGTAAGTAACACATGCAAAATCAGGCAAAGCAAAGAAGCAAGGGAACCACACATAGCTCTGTTCAGGAGGTTCAGCAAGGTCTTGGGTCTGAATGCTCGTACACACCCCTGGGATCTTCTAAAGTCCATAGTATACAAAGTCCATACTATACAAAGCTGACATTTGTTTCTGGATCAAAGCGAAACCAGAAGCCCAACTACTAACAAGCTCTCTAGACCTTCCTCAAGTTCTCCAAGTATATCGATGCCAAGGTCTGAATATTTGCATCCCATCCTGCCCAAAATTCTTAGGTTGAGATCCTCACCTTCAAAGGTGATGGGTTCAGTAGCTAGCCTCTGGGGAGaagattaggtcatgaaggtggggcCCTCATCAAAGGTATTAGTGACCTTGTAAAAAAGATCCCAcacagattctctgtcccttctatcatgtgaagacacagtgagaaggtgctGGCTATGAATCAGAAATGAGGGCCCTTATCTACCGTGCTGGCACCATAATCTtggcttcctgcctccagaactcagagaaatacatttctattgtttataagctacccataAAACACCCgtatgtggtattttgttagagcaaaCCAAACGGACCAAGACAAACTCTTTTAGAAAGTCGGACATGTTGAACAAgaaataatgaagttgaaaaatcacatttaaatgaaatcaagaaaggCTTTACTAAGCCATAAGCATTTATGTAAAGAATTCAACTGGTTTTTGCTCCCTTTTggttgcaaacatttcaaaatttgtatAATACCAGACTCTTCACCTCCATGTTCTTTTCACTGTCCTTTACATCCTAATGAATTTGTTGTGTTCTAGAGCAGAAAGTAAGTTCTGGGCCAAAGAGCTAAACAAAAATGGTGCCTCACCCCTCTTGCTGGAGCGAAGTATACAAGATCTGCCCAATTCTAGCTCAAATAATGGGAGTGAACCCGGATGGCAAACTACCTGATGGATTCCTTAAATGGGCCTGAAATACCAGTTACATGCCAGGCCCTTAACTCTGAGGTAGAAGAGACACAGGactgaagggaaggaggaaagcagCCTTTCTCAAACTGACCCTTTGCTCCCTAGTGGCACACCAATAAAGACACAGCAAATGAGCATGCAAAAGTgaacacagaaagaaataaaagtgtgttGCTTAGGATTTCGGGTGCGATCGGGCAACTGCGGCAAAGAGCAAGGAGAGAATTCAACAGTTTTGTGCACAGCTGacaaaaaagctttaaaaagttaCCGCTGACGATCTGACTTGTATGTGGCTGTCAGCTCATCAAACATGGTGCTGTTCATCTCCATAAATGCCTTCAACACATTATACACTAGCGCCACGATAGCCCTGGGAAGCACAGAGACAAGAGAACACGTTGGTTAGTCTTACATAATGGGAGCTGCATGGAAAGAGGGAGAGCGGAACCTGTGTCTGAATGAGCTCCTTGTACTGCAAAATCTCCATCCCTTTTCAGTTGCCACAACTAGAAACGACCTACAGTTCATTTCCACACCAAGAGAGTTCCATTCTTCACTGTTCCGGGCAAGATATCTTTCGGAGGGGTTGGCAggattagagaaagaaaaatctaattcTGCCCTTCTAATTATTGGTACCCAGAATAGACTTGTCTGTGGGCACTTGTTAACTTCATTTAATACAaaggcaagaataaaaataaagcaacttcACCCTAAAAAGGAACACCTGTGGTAGGACTAACCTTAGAGACCAGAATTtgcacagaattttatttttaaagtgataataTACATaattcatcaaaatcaaaagccgTTCTCATGGAAACAAATATGTATGTTATTCATATTCAAAGACAGGATACCGAACCCCTGTAAGTTGGGCAGTTTAATGAGTTGAGTTTCTATTTGTGATCTGGTTCAGTCCATTCACTCCTGCTAAGTTCCCTCGCCAACCCAACACATGTGTCGCTGAGGTGACCGGCAAGCTGGTGATGGCTGCCGTTAGCTGTGGAACATAGCTAAATGGCCAAAATGGCGGCACATAGATTCATCAAGTGGAAGAATAAGCTCTTGACGTCTTCAGGACTATGCCCATGATGGGCTCGATATCTTCAGACTAGAGTCTAAACAGCACTGCCCTTTGCAAAAATGCCCATTACTTCTGTTTTGCAACAAATCTGCTACCAACACCACTGAAGAAGGCACTGGTAAAAGTCAGGCCATAGGTCAAAAAAACCGTGGGTTTGATGTTCCAAAGCATAAATGTACCTGCTATGTCATTCTGCCCTGTGCCTATTAAAAGGAAAACTTAAGCTCCCTTCTGTTGAGGGAAATGACCTTCTCACATACAATGGATAGTGATGGAGAAGAGCCAAATACAGTACACTGAGCAGCTACAGACACTTGCCAAAACCACTCTCTACGTCCCCAAGAGACTACCTGCATAATGAGACTTATTTACCAGTTCATTTTTATGagttttaataacaaaatttggcaaatttgaaaaataagaaatgtaatattttcagTTGTATGCAAAACTTCTAAACGCATACTAGGAATATACTTAATTACATCTTACTAATATCTAATACCACActaaattttctttctattccagAGACACATGTAAAGCCATTCAAATACAGAATGCTTTAACCTTCATAGGACTAGATGTTAAACATCTCCTTCAGTGATTTTAAACTTGTCTTCCTAGAGAACATTTGTAATGACAGACTTGGGTTTTTAAGAAATGGATCGTGCTAAAATGCAAATCAATTCAAAGCACTTTCCTCCTTAGGACTCCTTAGTATTTCCTTATCATCCACTGGTGAAGGTtcatgtggggagggggggggggaggtgaacTCTCCCTTTTCACCCCATCTTCTAGCCACCTCCCCAAAAGACCTGGTAATTTAGCCCTCCCAAACTTACAGGTTTCAGAACCTGACAGGtgctttttatgtgtttgtgCCTTTTAATGTGATGATGAGACTCACTATGAAAGGGCTTCCCCGTCCCATCCACCTGCCACATTGCTTTAAGAATCCTTTTGAGCATTACCCCCTCGTCAATGTCAGCAACCCTCTCCTCTCACTTCAGACCACCCCCAAAAAGCTCTGCTACATTCACAGACAAGTCAGGAGCCCCTCATGGAAGCAGAGATTTTAATGTAACTGCACTTAAAAAACactgttttataaaatatgtttacttGTGGGTCTCCCCAACCAGTTAGTGAATTTCTAAAAGACAGGAGTTTTCACATATCTCTCTTCACCAACAggcacagcatctggcacatggcAAGACTTTattaagcaaaagagaaagagggagggagagagggaagggcgaGGAGGGAGAATaggaagaagaggggagaaaCTGAAAACCTACGGATTCCAATGTTCTTTTGAAATCCTATAAAGACTGGAAAACATGATGGGAAGGATGACATTCGAGTTTTCTTCTATCAAACTCATGATGTATTCATTATTCCAATAATACAGTGCCCTTTCTGCcacctttaaaaaggaaaagaaaaagaaaatattaagagagcaaaaaaaacagataaaacaaaattaaaatctctccaaacaaaaatattttaagactatttttataTCATTCAATCAAATGTGAAATTAAGTATTAATCACTCTTTACATTGTTGTGGATTTCAAATCTTTTAGAGAGTTCCCAAAAGGTTCTTCAattaggggaaggaaaaaagtttCCCTACCTATTATTTCTCTGTATTCTCCTTCAATACTGCCCATTTCATCTGAGCTCACATCTTCCCTCCCAACACTCCAAACACCTTTCCTCTCTAATGCACACTGCCTTCCCCAAGTCTTCAACTCTCTTCTGGCTCCCTTCTTTCATCCTACACACTTCAGACCAACCCCAGGGCCCGGCACGTGGCTGACATTCAGCCACCAGCTGCTGAGAAACACCCAGCTGCCCGTCCCCGCAGGCCAGTCACATTTGCTTAGCTCGTCCCCTGGCCCAGCCACTGTGCCAACACTGCACACAGGGCGTCCCATCCTTGCCACCGTCCGAGGAGTAAGGTCATGTGCTTCTTgcagagatggagacactgagtctcagagaggctAACAACCTGGCAAGCTCACATTGCCAGTAAATGGTGAGCACTGGGACTCCAGGCTCGTGACCACACTCTTTCCACAGTTTATTTCTGGTCCCTTCCTTTGAACTACATCAGCCAGGAGAAAGTCACTCAGTTCCTGGACTTAGGGACACTGGCTGTGCAGACGCCTGCTTGCTATGTCAGGTCCCTTTTCTCTGACCACCATGCTAGCCAATGGACTCTATGAATTcaaaggaaggcaaaaaaaataacctaaacaATCTCAAAAGGAACCTAAAATAAGAATAACCAAACCCCAAATCTCAAAAAGACTAAAATCTTGACAAGGGTGCTTTTTAgagttggagaaaaagaaaaaaaagagtggcttctttcattcagagggattaaaaaattacattctaaTTTAATGgattaaatttacattaaatttaaatttaataatttaatgaaatGGTACAAGATGTACCCACCAATAGACTCTGAGAAATTAAGCCTTTCCATTTACATTATTCAActtgcttcaaaaaaaaatcccGGGCCTCATGAGGCACTAGACCCTGAGAGTACAAAGAAGACAGTCATTATTGAATATTTAGTacatgccaggcaccgtgctacgTGTTTCACACACACACGACCTTATTGAATCCTCATGACCTCACGATGGCACAAGTGccatcatttccattttgcaaatgaggaaaatagaGCCCAGAGTATATAAGCCATTGCCTCAAATCCACATGGCTAGCAAGTGGCAGGTTCCAAAGTCCCTGCTCTTAACTTCTTTACTCTGTTATCCCCTTGGAGCTCATatgccagcaggggaagggggatCTACGGGCCTATCCTATGTAACCCGTGATAGATGCTGTACcgataaagaagaaacaaagagccCGAGGAAAGAGTGGAATGAACGATCTGGATGAcctgagggagaggaggagtAGCAGCAATGTAACACAGGCGGTAAGCATCTAAATGGGGATCTGAAGGATGAAGCAAAGAAGGATAAGGCATTCCAGGCGGAGGGAATCACAGGAAAGGACAGCAGAAGTGCTAACATGGACGATGGGTCTAGAAACCATGAAGCATAAGGCGTGGCTGAGGCAGGCAGAGCCAAGGACAAGAGGAGGAACGGGGTTGAGGCTGCTCTGAAACTTACAACCAAAGGGAAGAACTTTTAAAGAGCCCACCAGAGTATGCTGGTACAGAAGGAGAAACCTAGGATTTTCCTACATCCAATTACAAGTCTAATGTTTACCTGCTACTTAATGCTAACAAGTATTTTAATGGATGTATGTGTTGCTATGCAAAATCACTTACAGAAAGTCAGTATCCAGCAAAGCCCCTTAAAGAGGAAAGGCAATGCTTATGCAAAGCAAAAATTAGCATGTCTAACACTAGGACAGAACCACTAGTTTCCTGGGACCCACGGTCCTCCTTGCACATGGAGTGGTCTCTAGTGGGAGCCGTCTGACCTCCATGCCACACGGTGGGCAAGTAGTGAAAGGCATGTGACTACACACAGTGGCGCTTGAAAAATGTTTGCTGGATACACCAAGGAACACttaggaaatgaataaataagaacctctttggggcacctgggtgtctcagttggttaaacgtccggctcttggtttcagctcaggccatgatctcatagtttgtgagatcgagccctgagtcggactctgcactgacaacacggagcccaCCTGGaattgtgtctctctccctctctctgcccctccccagctcgtgtgcAAGTAcgcactctatctcaaaataaataaacattttaaaaataaaaaaaaaaagaaaagaaagaaaaagaagaacctcTTTACTGTCCTTCTTTCTTTAGTTCTAAGTCTTACTTCtgtcaaataattttgaattattttttctttctgttatggACTAcactgcctccccccaccacccccctccccccaccaacccccccccctccccggccaaattcatatgttgaagctctaaccctcAGTGTGggtgtatttggagacaggacttTTAGGAGGTACTTAAGGTTAAAAGAAGTCATAAGGGCggggtcctaatccaataggCTTGGTGGTCttaagaggaggaagagagagatcttctctctcctcacacacacaccaaagaaaggccatgtgaggacacagcaagaaggcagccagcCATCTGCAGGCCAGAAAGGGAGCCCTCACCAGAAGCAGGCCAGGCCGAcactctgatctcagacttccagcctccacaactgtgagaaatgcatttctgtggtttaagccacatggtctgtggtgttttgttacagaAGCCTCCTGTGATCTGAATGCCTGTGTCCCCACAAAACTCATATGTCAAGATCCTAACCCCCAAAGACGATGGTATGAGTGCAGGGGGCCTTTGAAAGGTACTTAATGTTGTAAgaatggagccctcatgaatggggttAGTGCTTATACAATAGCACTGATAAGTAAGGATACAAGAAATCTGCAACTCCGAAGAGAGGCCTCACTCAACTGCGCCGGTACCCTGATCTCacacttccggcctccagaaacatagaaataaatttctcctGTTCAttagccacccagtctgtgggacTTTGTTATAGAAGCCTGAATGGGCATAGCAGTAGCTGACTAGACACTGTCTCCTTTCTAAAGCTTCTGAGCATCATTTAAGACTCCCTGGTGATCTTAAAAGacatttgcggggggggggggggtagaaaaaagaaaagaaaaaggggagaaggggagagggagggagggagagagagagagagagagagagagagggagggaatgagtgtgtgtgtcagTCAGTTCTGGTCCTTGCTTTCCACAATGTCGAACGTCCTGATGAAAACTGAAAAGTAAGCTAGACAATCCAGAAGCCTGAGCACTCAGGCCATGCGTAATATGCAAACACCGACACAGTATCCTGCAattgtgttttggtttgtttatctGGACATGTGTTGTATCATCTGAATGCAACGTAACGGTTCTTATAAATGgcttccacttttttttctctggGTTGGCTTTGTGGTATAATTGCTAGACTGTCACAAGATCATTGCCTTAACATGCTAACATGTCTTTGGGTCAAAAATTAAAACGACAACTACAGCCAATTGTCTCCTATCTACTCAGGATACCGACAGCTCAGGGGAAAAGTTCACCGTCGAGTCTACCATGTTAACAGTGTGTGATTCTGTGCTACCAGCTACAATCTGAACAATCTGTTCCGGTCAACAGGCAGCACCTAAACAGTCAATCTTCAAGGTCTGTGATTTGGACCTTGGTGAAACAGTGAAAGGGCATAAAACCTAACATGTTTTCGCTCCAGGTCACCCCTTCCCTCTTGTGTGGGTTCTGCAGCACTGTGGCAATGGGCCCAGTTGAGGAAAAGGTGGCTGGGTTCGCTTCCCTGTGATTCCCCCAGAGTGGCCACAAGGAGGCAGAGTGGTGCCACGGGAAGGTCACCAACGTTCACAAGAAGCTACACTGAAGGGACTCACCTGCTTATGAACTCGGGGCCCTGAGCAAATCATTCTCtgaatttcaattttttcttctagaacacagcaggcagggagggtgagggggtggggagagccccGTAGGATAATTTGAAGTTTACAAAGAATGCATGTAAAGCATCTAGCACAGTACAGAATGtgtgtgttctgtctcttaaGCTTTATTTCGCATTCTCTCTTACACTCTGCAGGAACCCTACCAGTCCACCCCTTACTCAGCCATTTTACTGGAGACAAATTACTTTACCACTTCGAACTTCAGTGTTCACATCTGTAAAACTCGTAATGCCCTCCTTGCAGAGTGATCATGAACACTGAAGTCACTAGACAGAAAGCATCATCACGGTGGCTGTCCTATTACAGGTGTTCAACATAGAGGAGgtcattattaaaattattatcataggagaaaatagcaaataaaaaacaacaggTAGCTAGTGTCCACTACATTTCTttcaatacaaataaaattttaccaaATAACATATGTTGCACAGGCCACTCTGGCTCATCCTCTATTACTAACCTGAAAATGGGGGCTAGATACACATTTGGCAATTTGTTTAAACAAAGGTTCTTGGATTTTAACAAACTGGGAGGGTTCGATCACATCCAATATTTCTTCCAGCTCCCCAAGGAACATGACCTGTAAGTACATACAAAACGCAAAACCTCAGGTACTTTgttaaaaaatccaaatgaatGATGAGGAGTCATGAGAGtttgtaatgttttaagaaaaatttacacataaaaccaaacaggaaaaaattagGCATTGTCTTACGTTAGATGTTCACTTCATAAAGAATTCACCAGAGGGTACTTATGAAAAGCAAAGTCCCTATAGCTTTgaaaatatgattccatttactttGGAAAAATTCCTCTACGTGCTACATCTAACCcagaaaggggggggagggggagggggcacttACATGCGGCGGCAGGGCCCTTGGGAAACAGCAATGTCCCTGGGGCTCTCCCCTCTTTTGCTCTCACCTAGCTAGCATCTGCCTCTCTACTCTTATTTTTCAAACAGTGGGAAAAGCGGTCCTCCTGCATGATGAACAAAGGTCCACAGTGGCGCATGCAGGTATCTGCTAAGTGTTTCAGCCCCTGCTACGTGCTAGGTGCTCCCGTAGGATTCACCAGTTAacagagacggagagacacaAATGAGCAGGTTCACCCCCATGCAGGTACCATTTTAATCCCATTAGCACGCACTGAGCCCATCTCCACGCCTCCACACACTTACGTACAACACACACATAAGCGTGCACAACTGCCCACCATAAAGCACAACAAGTCTCAGCCTCGGCACTATGTGTCTCAAAAAACTGAGCTTTTAGATCACAAAATGGAGCCAAATCAATAGCATAGTCGACTGTTTTAAATACAACGGAAAacttacagagaaataaaaaagagttaCCCATTTAGGCACGGAAAaataattaccttaaaaaaaattaactatgcaATTAAAATACGACATATGACAATGTTTTCAAATCTTGAGGTGCATCTGGACAGCAATGTAGAGTTTAATTTTGTCTAACAGGTATTAAAAAGTCAGATGACTTCTTGAAATTGTATAAAGTAGGGTTTTGGAGAATTGAAACTGATTTGAAAAGGAGGGTATTTCTGTTAAAAGTAATACAAAGTAGGCAGCTGACTCTTGCCATTTGTCAAGACACATAGAGGAGTTCTCCCCCAAGTCTCCCAAAATGTCAAGCTAACAGATGACCTTTCCTGCTGGGCCATTTTCCACATGGTTTCTATAGAAGAGTGAGTGCAGGTCTGGCACCCAGCGAGGCTCACAGCTAAGCTAAGAGACTTCCTCCCCTACAACCTCCTCACAGGGCACATGGCTGGTTAGGTCTTAGCAAAAGTACAAACGACTGAAGGTCAGGGATTTCCAGGGCCACTTCTGAAGAGCTGGAACTAGAGGTCTGTAACATAGTTTACAATTGCAGACAGTAAGATCCCATCTATACTCTATTTTAAAATGGGGAGTACTTGGGCTGGTGGCTTTAGCACCTATCTACAGCAACACCAAAACCTCCACACCATGAGGGTGGCCACTGGAAAGGTGACTTCGATAAAGCTAGACAGTGGGGCACGTGACCGGAGCCTGCCTTGGGCTTCCCTGGGACTGAGCAGAGCGTGACAAAAGTTCAGGGTTCAGGAATCAGGGTGGCGGATTCTGACCCACTCCCTTCCACTTAGCATCCACTCAGGCAGGCTACTTCAGCTCTCCATGCTTCCATTTTAAAACTAGTAACATGTGAATATTTACAGACCTGCCTGACAGAGATAAAATGAAGATTAGACGAGATCATGGATTTTTACACATACTtatcggctcagagcctgacactcTACGAAGTATTTAGTGAGTTATTAACACGCTGACATTAAGCACTTACCTCTTTTTGACTACATGTTTTAGGCCAAAATTTCATTAACCCCCTAATAAcctaaaatgaaaaggagaaaaacaatggTACTTAATTGTCTACATAGACTCTATGAAAAATAGTCATTTTGAAATCTtttgaaattatggaaaaaatacTTACTGGTTCTGTGAGTGAAGGATCTTTCTCCAGAAACTGTACTATGCAATATGCCAgctggagaaacagaaaaatgaaagacaaaattgGAAATGCTATATATTCAAAAGGGCTCAAAGATACATCAAAACTTCCTACAAAGTTTCTAGACTCTGGCTTTAGTAATTTCATGTTCAattcattctaaaaatataatatatataaaatgaaataaaaagctacTTTTTCAAGCCAAAGATTGACACTAATAACGCCCCAGgggaattttgtttaaaaaaaaaaaaggatactgaGACATGAAGTATCCAGctaatgaaaagcagaaatatCACATTCAGTATATTCTGAAAGTATCTCATCTACATACAGTCTAAGCTACATCGCATgggcttcctttctctctgtgccaaCATCAACAGCACGGGGTTTTACTGTGGCTCCAGAAGAGTCCTACACGAAAGGCAGGCACTTACTAAACCTCTTGCTGACCGCCTAAAGTGGCCCATGCAGGCTGAAGCGGTTTCATGAAGAGATAAAAGGTTGTACCTGCCACAGTTAGAACTGGGAGAAATGTGAAGTTTTACATCTGATGGTAGCCCAGCTAGGTAAGAATTCTTTTACACGATCATGAAATGTGATTTCAAAAACCAGAGGCAAGATGTGTAAAAGGGCTCGTAAAGATTTTTGGACAAGAAATCCACCCTTGCGAAACAACATTTTGATGGTGTTCTAAATTAGAAACATATGGACTAATTTTTCCTCGAAACACAGAATTTCACATTTAAAGAGGAACACTGCTCAGAAAAATGTGTGACATTTTTATGCAAACTCAAAACATTCCCATTGGTTTggaatactaaaattaaaatgccaCTACATCATTTATCTGTCCCCTAGGGACACACGTACCACGCAAGGCAGTGTTAGCATGGAAACCAGACTTGGGACAAGACAGAGGATGCTTTTTAAAGTCATAgaggctaaaaataaaaagatgtgaaagTACTGATTGATTTGTTTACTTGGGAGTGTGTTTATTTGCCTGGAGAAAGTGAGAAGGAAATAGTGAATTAAccaagagagggggcagagagcaagtGACAGGCTGATGCAAATGAGGATGAGATCAAATATTCCAGAACACTCAAAAACGATTACAAGTCCAGAGATCTAAATCTGGaaaacacacatattttattCTATGTTCAGTATATAATTTTGTGCACTAGTCATTAAagttctctgtaaaatgagatggcGGAATAGATGTTCCTCCCTCTTGAAAAATACTCCCATGATTCCCTTATGCATAGAAAACATtaacacacattttaattttcctcgggaagtattttatacttgaacgagttttttgtttgtttgtttgtttgtttgtttgtttacgtAAGGAAATATCAATATCAAAGAAACACTGAgtttataaacttttaattttgcttcCAAAAGAACTTGCATAAAATTCTACCTGGGCATGGAAGAGTGATAGGCTCCTGACAGTGTGTAAAGGGATCAACACTTTCACCAGAAACTGTTTGTGTTCTGCCTTAAGAGGTAAAGCAAAGCCATTGATAatactaggaaaaagaaaaaagaaacatgaattaGCAGCGTGATCACAACCAGCAAAACCGAGACCACCTGTTCATGGAAGGACCAGGTTAAATCGGAATCAGTTTCTGTTGGGTCCAGAACAACCTAAACCCCACCCCAGTGGCATCCAAGACTTCCCAGTTACTTCAAAGAGCACATTTAAgcaggaaggaaattaaagaaaatttgctGATGATCTCCTAGCATGGGCTCTCATGCTCTTAAACCGAGTAAATGATTCTGAGCAACAGAAAGCTCTTCGATCAAagactctttatttttccttccccctaAAATTGCTCACTTATGACCCTTTCCGTTTGTAGACATCATTCCTGGAATTTCTTCTCAGACCAAGAATACCACAGGTATAGAGCCCAGCCTGGGGAAATCACAGAAAAAACCATGGGACTccaccttctttttctcctcctattAGGGGGAGAGACTAAGTAATCACATTAACCTCCCTTGTGTGTAGAAACCTACACAACAGCTGTCTCTTTCCAATTCATTCCACTTGTCCAGGCAGCAGCTGTTCAAGAACTACACCTGGGTACATGGCTCCTGTGAAAAAGGCAATCCTTCCAATTTATCTGAACTTGCGGTCAAAAGATATGGCAAAGGACAGGTAGCCTAGAAACTAACTAGAATAAGGTGTTTTGGAGTAACTGGCCTGGCTGCAATCAGATGTACTGTCTCTGTAGCAATGAACAAACTGTCAGCTCTTTCAGTCATTCTGGTAGAATTAGGAATGCCTAATTGTGGAACAAGGGGGAACAAGAAATCACGTCTTGTAGGGTCAGCTGGGAAATAGGCTAAGGCACAAATTAGAGTACCCGATGTACATACAGCAAGAGATCTAGGTCAGAGTTGCCCTGTGCCACTTGAATCTAATTTGCAAAATGTTATTCACCTGAGATTAGCAATTAGCTAAAAATGTGCTTACCTTCCTAATATTTCCAGCAGTTCGGCTACACCATTGAAGTGTTCTGTTTCATAAacaaaccttttttaaaaaggaaagaaagaataaagtcaGTACATGATGTTCAAATATTTGATGTTTACTTAACACTTCTATGAAACCACCAATTTTACTcgtcctcccccccacccttcacTTACcttagaaaaatattgttaatctGTTTTCGGATAAATGCTCTAAGACCAAGAAATTTGCCATAAATTCTGTGTAAGACTGTTTTTAAGTAGTCCCGTTCCCGAGGGTCTTCGCTGTCAAACAGCTCCAAAAGCTGTTGTAAATGAAAGACAGAGTAGAAGTCAGAAGTGGTTTCAGGAAAGGATTTAGGAGTTCTGCCACTCATGATTTAaaatccctccctcctttccttcctcaaaaGTTTATTATgggccaggcacagtgctagtctttgaaaatacaaagataaatcaGTCAGACAAGGGGCTTACATTCTAATGAAGAGATAAACACAATAATAATCATCGTAACAACAGTAAGAGGTAACACACATACTGCACTTAGCATGATTATCATGCAACTTTCTAAGCAATCTACTTATGTTAATCCTTCCTATAAAGTagtgttatc is part of the Neofelis nebulosa isolate mNeoNeb1 chromosome 7, mNeoNeb1.pri, whole genome shotgun sequence genome and encodes:
- the PPP2R5E gene encoding serine/threonine-protein phosphatase 2A 56 kDa regulatory subunit epsilon isoform isoform X1, coding for MSSAPTTPPSVDKVDGFSRKSVRKARQKRSQSSSQFRSQGKPIELTPLPLLKDVPSSEQPELFLKKLQQCCVIFDFMDTLSDLKMKEYKRSTLNELVDYITISRGCLTEQTYPEVVRMVSCNIFRTLPPSDSNEFDPEEDEPTLEASWPHLQLVYEFFIRFLESQEFQPSIAKKYIDQKFVLQLLELFDSEDPRERDYLKTVLHRIYGKFLGLRAFIRKQINNIFLRFVYETEHFNGVAELLEILGSIINGFALPLKAEHKQFLVKVLIPLHTVRSLSLFHAQLAYCIVQFLEKDPSLTEPVIRGLMKFWPKTCSQKEVMFLGELEEILDVIEPSQFVKIQEPLFKQIAKCVSSPHFQVAERALYYWNNEYIMSLIEENSNVILPIMFSSLYRISKEHWNPAIVALVYNVLKAFMEMNSTMFDELTATYKSDRQREKKKEKEREELWKKLEDLELKRGLRRDGIIPT
- the PPP2R5E gene encoding serine/threonine-protein phosphatase 2A 56 kDa regulatory subunit epsilon isoform isoform X2 — its product is MSSAPTTPPSVDKVDGFSRKSVRKARQKRSQSSSQFRSQGKPIELTPLPLLKDVPSSEQPELFLKKLQQCCVIFDFMDTLSDLKMKEYKRSTLNELVDYITISRGCLTEQTYPEVVRMVSCNIFRTLPPSDSNEFDPEEDEPTLEASWPHLQLVYEFFIRFLESQEFQPSIAKKYIDQKFVLQLLELFDSEDPRERDYLKTVLHRIYGKFLGLRAFIRKQINNIFLRFVYETEHFNGVAELLEILGSIINGFALPLKAEHKQFLVKVLIPLHTVRSLSLFHAQLAYCIVQFLEKDPSLTEPVIRGLMKFWPKTCSQKEVMFLGELEEILDVIEPSQFVKIQEPLFKQIAKCVSSPHFQVAERALYYWNNEYIMSLIEENSNVILPIMFSSLYRISKEHWNPAIVALVYNVLKAFMEMNSTMFDELTATYNEKKKEKEREELWKKLEDLELKRGLRRDGIIPT